The proteins below are encoded in one region of Bacteroides uniformis:
- a CDS encoding TonB-dependent receptor domain-containing protein — protein MTSSTICSHHRIRTVLLMCVVLLSVSLHAQAQNKETRINLNIRNATLESFVKQLENATGFSFIYGEEVKLTHRITLEMKQKNISEILQRAFENEPITFEISGKHILLHKRPVPQKPVSRKFTISGYVTDGASSETLIGANILESRRSTGTATNPFGFYSLTLPEGETELVFSYLGYESRHSRFELTKDTLLNVRLDSNNQLAEVVVLSDKREAGIESTAMGAHEIPMTQIRHTPSILGEADLLKTIQLMPGVQAGMEGFAGMYVRGGGPDQNLVMLDGIPVYNADHLLGVFSIFTPEAVKNTTLFKSSFPARYGGRLSSIVDVRTNDGDMHKYHGAFSIGLLTDKLHIEGPIWKERTSFSFSARAIPTLFFKNLIVDKDDTYSDKYNYYFYDVNAKVNHKFSDRSRIFLSFYKGKDHYHYDSDYHGDNYDNSIKNYSKDNSHLNWGNTIAYGRWNYVFNSKLFCNTTVSYNKYEMGLDGNIEDTYTVANKVQDRYYYSSKFNSGIRDWSARMDFDYTPMPQHHIKFGAEYIHHTFRPGIATSKIQDIDNGALQEDTVYNTSNSHAMRGQEISLYAEDNFNVNARLSLNAGVRTSLFHTQGKSYYSLQPRLSARYDLGQGYSAKASYTCMAQYVHLLSSTPLSMPTDLWVPITKDISPMYANQFSIGGYYSGLPGWEFSVEGYYKQMKHILEYQDGVSFFGTSTNWEEKVEMGEGRSFGLELMVQKTLGKTTGWLAYTLSKTDHRFKNGTINQGRWFPYKYDRRHSISLNLSHKFSDRIDAGASWIFNTGGCITIPEKATIIIRPDGSIEETGYISRRNNYRLPASHRLNLGVNFNKKTKHGMRTWNISIYNAYNAMNPNIVYSKYKNGYNVYYDDFYESIYHGNTGQKKAQTVIKKITILPCIPSVTYTYRF, from the coding sequence ATGACCAGCTCTACTATCTGTTCGCACCACCGCATCAGAACCGTACTTCTGATGTGTGTGGTTCTTTTAAGCGTCTCACTCCATGCACAGGCACAAAACAAGGAAACACGTATAAACCTGAATATCCGTAACGCAACTTTAGAGAGTTTCGTGAAGCAACTGGAAAATGCAACCGGATTCTCCTTCATCTATGGGGAAGAAGTAAAGCTCACGCACCGCATCACACTGGAGATGAAACAAAAGAACATCAGTGAGATATTGCAACGTGCCTTTGAAAACGAACCCATCACGTTCGAAATATCCGGAAAGCACATTCTACTCCATAAGCGGCCCGTGCCGCAGAAACCCGTTAGCCGTAAGTTCACCATCAGCGGATACGTGACTGACGGAGCGTCTTCCGAGACGCTGATTGGTGCCAATATCCTTGAGAGTCGTCGTTCCACAGGTACTGCCACCAATCCTTTCGGTTTCTATTCCCTCACCCTGCCGGAAGGGGAAACGGAACTGGTTTTCTCCTACCTGGGCTACGAAAGCCGGCATAGCCGGTTCGAACTGACGAAAGACACCTTACTCAACGTCAGGCTGGACAGCAATAACCAGCTGGCAGAGGTCGTGGTGCTCTCGGACAAGCGGGAGGCCGGCATAGAAAGCACAGCCATGGGAGCGCATGAGATACCGATGACACAAATCAGGCATACCCCGTCCATATTGGGAGAAGCCGACCTGCTGAAGACCATTCAGCTGATGCCGGGTGTGCAAGCCGGTATGGAAGGTTTTGCAGGCATGTATGTGCGAGGGGGAGGTCCCGACCAAAACCTGGTTATGCTGGACGGAATTCCAGTTTACAACGCAGACCACCTGCTGGGAGTATTCTCCATCTTTACGCCCGAAGCGGTAAAGAACACCACACTCTTCAAAAGTTCTTTTCCTGCCCGCTACGGCGGGCGTCTTTCGTCTATAGTAGATGTACGGACCAACGACGGAGACATGCATAAATACCACGGCGCATTCAGCATAGGCCTGTTGACGGACAAACTGCATATCGAAGGCCCTATCTGGAAAGAACGGACCTCCTTCAGTTTCAGCGCACGAGCCATCCCCACCCTATTCTTCAAAAATCTCATTGTAGACAAAGACGACACCTATTCCGACAAATACAACTACTATTTTTACGACGTCAATGCAAAGGTCAATCATAAGTTCAGCGACCGTAGCCGCATCTTCCTCAGTTTCTACAAGGGGAAAGACCACTATCATTATGACAGTGACTACCACGGTGACAATTACGACAACAGCATTAAGAATTATTCCAAGGACAACAGCCATCTGAATTGGGGAAACACCATCGCCTACGGCCGCTGGAACTATGTATTCAACAGCAAGCTGTTTTGCAACACCACCGTCTCATACAACAAATATGAGATGGGGCTGGACGGAAACATAGAAGATACCTATACTGTCGCCAATAAAGTACAAGACAGATACTATTACTCCTCCAAGTTCAACTCCGGTATCCGTGACTGGAGTGCGCGTATGGACTTTGACTACACCCCCATGCCGCAGCACCACATCAAGTTCGGTGCAGAGTACATCCACCATACGTTCCGTCCGGGAATAGCTACCTCGAAAATACAAGATATAGATAATGGCGCCCTCCAGGAAGATACGGTTTACAATACCAGCAACAGCCATGCCATGCGCGGACAAGAAATCTCCCTTTACGCCGAAGACAATTTCAATGTAAACGCCAGGCTCAGTCTGAATGCAGGTGTACGCACATCGCTGTTCCACACACAAGGGAAAAGCTACTATTCGCTGCAGCCCCGCCTTTCCGCCCGCTATGACCTCGGACAAGGATATTCTGCCAAAGCATCCTATACGTGCATGGCACAGTATGTGCATCTGCTGTCCTCTACTCCGCTGTCTATGCCTACCGACCTCTGGGTACCCATTACCAAAGACATCAGTCCGATGTATGCCAACCAGTTCTCCATAGGAGGCTACTATTCCGGACTGCCGGGTTGGGAGTTCTCCGTCGAGGGATATTATAAACAGATGAAACACATACTTGAATATCAAGACGGTGTATCCTTCTTCGGCACCTCTACCAACTGGGAAGAAAAAGTGGAAATGGGCGAAGGCCGCTCCTTCGGTCTGGAACTGATGGTACAGAAAACATTGGGCAAGACTACCGGCTGGCTGGCATATACCCTATCCAAGACCGATCACCGTTTTAAGAACGGTACCATCAACCAAGGCCGATGGTTCCCCTACAAATATGACCGCCGCCACAGCATCAGCCTCAATCTCAGCCATAAGTTCAGTGACCGCATTGATGCAGGAGCTTCCTGGATATTCAATACCGGTGGATGTATCACTATCCCCGAAAAGGCAACAATCATCATCCGGCCCGATGGCTCTATTGAGGAAACCGGTTACATCTCCCGGCGTAACAATTACCGCCTTCCCGCCAGCCATCGTTTGAATCTCGGCGTCAACTTCAACAAGAAGACCAAACATGGTATGCGTACCTGGAATATCAGTATCTACAATGCATACAATGCCATGAATCCGAACATCGTTTACAGCAAATACAAAAATGGATACAACGTATACTACGATGATTTCTACGAAAGTATTTATCATGGAAATACCGGGCAGAAGAAAGCTCAAACTGTCATCAAGAAAATAACAATACTGCCTTGTATTCCTTCTGTTACCTATACTTATAGATTTTAA
- a CDS encoding DUF4249 domain-containing protein, whose protein sequence is MKTKMKLHLIIYITIVGFLTACENEIPYNPGQQDPQIIMNALLETGQAENDVYLHLGEGYSIEHLNEATLFLYINGKIAETPKAVSPEEIYGHLEGELDKDIYESLLKSIRFKKYRLTSTLHPGDNIRLEATAENGKYHASAEVTVPQPIESLHVDTCLAYLREYSGQTLYRQYKITLQDRPNEKNYYRLDIWNDRSYYCKWKEYLEDENGSLIKVEDEDGSWHWASIPRDTTILAPRQNEIINREDVILTDGHPGNYDDEENELFPTINNKYNIFNDNTFRNSYATLKVYTPLYQDYYPIEGHYYDHISRKQTITVRLLSITEAEYRYLKALNCLDDGDYDDALMEPISLPCNVIGGLGFVGVCSESRVIIELPETIWQ, encoded by the coding sequence ATGAAAACAAAAATGAAATTACACCTTATTATATACATAACTATTGTAGGCTTCCTAACAGCCTGCGAAAACGAGATTCCTTACAATCCCGGACAACAAGATCCGCAAATCATCATGAACGCCTTGCTCGAAACCGGACAAGCTGAGAATGATGTCTATCTCCATTTAGGCGAGGGCTATAGTATTGAACATTTGAACGAAGCAACTCTTTTCCTCTACATCAATGGCAAAATAGCAGAAACTCCGAAAGCGGTTTCCCCGGAAGAAATTTATGGGCATCTGGAAGGAGAACTTGATAAGGACATTTATGAATCATTACTGAAAAGTATACGTTTCAAGAAATATCGTCTGACCAGCACACTGCATCCCGGCGACAACATACGTCTGGAAGCCACTGCCGAAAACGGGAAATACCATGCCAGTGCCGAGGTCACCGTGCCACAACCGATAGAGAGCCTGCACGTGGACACTTGCTTGGCCTACCTGCGCGAGTACAGCGGACAAACCCTTTACCGCCAATACAAAATTACATTGCAAGACCGCCCCAACGAGAAGAACTACTACCGGCTGGACATTTGGAATGACCGTAGTTACTATTGCAAATGGAAAGAATACCTGGAAGATGAAAACGGCAGCCTCATCAAAGTGGAAGACGAGGACGGCTCTTGGCATTGGGCCTCCATACCCAGAGACACTACCATCCTTGCTCCCCGACAGAACGAAATCATCAACCGGGAAGATGTTATACTGACTGACGGCCACCCTGGCAACTATGATGATGAAGAAAATGAATTGTTTCCCACCATAAATAACAAATACAACATATTCAATGATAACACTTTCCGTAACTCTTATGCCACATTGAAAGTATACACCCCTCTCTACCAAGATTATTATCCGATAGAGGGACACTACTACGACCATATATCCCGCAAACAAACCATCACCGTACGGTTGCTTAGCATCACTGAAGCCGAATACCGCTATCTAAAAGCCTTAAACTGCCTGGATGATGGGGATTACGACGATGCTTTAATGGAACCTATCAGTCTGCCTTGCAACGTCATAGGCGGATTAGGCTTTGTGGGAGTCTGCTCTGAAAGCAGAGTAATCATAGAATTACCCGAAACTATTTGGCAATAA